A single bacterium DNA region contains:
- a CDS encoding DUF951 domain-containing protein, translated as MTQRPDTRHSEAGPTVRLRKPHPCGSNEFTVIRESVVVTLKCNTCGSFVRMPKDKFVKAVKCEP; from the coding sequence ATGACGCAAAGGCCCGACACCAGACACTCCGAAGCCGGGCCTACTGTCCGGCTTCGGAAGCCCCACCCCTGCGGCAGCAATGAATTCACCGTCATCCGGGAAAGTGTGGTGGTCACTCTGAAGTGCAACACCTGCGGGTCGTTTGTGAGGATGCCGAAAGACAAGTTCGTTAAAGCAGTGAAGTGTGAACCGTGA